One genomic region from Macadamia integrifolia cultivar HAES 741 unplaced genomic scaffold, SCU_Mint_v3 scaffold823, whole genome shotgun sequence encodes:
- the LOC122070108 gene encoding STOREKEEPER protein-like: MPPKRLSPLEDPPAASSSEDDDDDEEEEDHEGDEEEEEDDDEEGEDDGKQVKATAPTSADKKSPVKKATANPVAAQNPVTRSVVTSHTSDDEDDDESGTESGSDSEPSPEKSGRPSRSADPNIKPISSKPMDDGSKSKKNPVKPSATPAVSTPQAKSTAQGKRPTESDKDDVKDSKRRKKKAVDEEEDAGVSEDAEKKPGDDKKKQLFQRLWTEDDELAILKGMLDYYSKKGTDPSTDMNAFHDFIKKSLHVDVSKNQLTDKIRRLKKKYLNNAGRGKEGEDPVFSKPHEHKAFELSKKIWGLDSANDVVNDQTVINGKLGTSRKAKNPVGSPQSKANQLVSEVSKVASVKAEEEIDWSMYPNLAESFQTQKEAMWIMSMPRMGDSIVKEGLRLVGTSKLKELEQKWSKLRKEEIDLFFRRMELMREQVKQLQEASGSV; the protein is encoded by the coding sequence ATGCCTCCAAAACGCCTCTCTCCCCTAGAAGACCCTCCAGCAGCTTCATCCtctgaggatgatgatgatgatgaagaagaagaagatcatgaaggtgatgaagaagaagaagaggacgatgATGAAGAGGGAGAAGACGATGGCAAGCAAGTTAAAGCTACAGCTCCGACTTCCGCCGACAAAAAATCACCAGTCAAGAAGGCTACTGCCAATCCCGTGGCTGCTCAAAATCCGGTCACCCGATCTGTTGTTACTAGCCATACATCCGACGATGAAGATGATGACGAGTCTGGTACAGAATCCGGTTCTGATTCTGAACCTTCTCCAGAAAAGTCTGGTCGCCCCTCTCGAAGTGCCGATCCAAACATAAAACCCATTTCCTCCAAGCCCATGGACGACGGCTCTAAGTCTAAGAAGAATCCGGTGAAGCCCTCTGCTACGCCCGCTGTGTCGACCCCTCAGGCTAAGTCTACTGCCCAAGGTAAGCGCCCTACCGAGTCGGACAAGGATGATGTTAAGgattccaagagaagaaagaagaaggctGTGGATGAGGAAGAGGATGCTGGGGTGTCTGAGGATGCGGAGAAGAAGCCTGGGGACGATAAGAAGAAGCAACTGTTTCAGAGGCTGTGGACCGAGGATGACGAGCTTGCGATCTTGAAGGGCATGCTTGATTACTACTCGAAGAAAGGCACAGACCCATCTACTGATATGAATGCCTTTCATGATTTCATTAAGAAATCTCTCCATGTTGATGTATCCAAGAATCAATTGACTGACAAAATCAGAAGACTAAAGAAGAAGTATCTTAATAATGCTGGCAGGGGAAAGGAGGGCGAGGACCCGGTTTTCTCAAAGCCTCATGAACATAAGGCCTTTGAGTTGTCGAAGAAAATATGGGGTTTGGACTCTGCTAATGATGTTGTCAACGATCAAACTGTCATCAATGGAAAATTGGGTACGTCTCGTAAAGCTAAAAACCCTGTTGGTTCGCCGCAATCAAAAGCCAATCAACTGGTTTCAGAGGTTTCGAAGGTTGCTTCTGTGAAAGCAGAAGAGGAAATCGACTGGTCAATGTACCCAAATTTGGCCGAGTCTTTCCAGACTCAGAAAGAGGCGATGTGGATTATGAGCATGCCGAGAATGGGGGACAGTATTGTGAAGGAAGGTTTACGTCTGGTGGGTACCTCAAAGTTGAAAGAACTGGAACAGAAATGGAGTAAGCTGCGGAAGGAAGAGATTGATCTTTTCTTCAGGCGTATGGAGTTGATGCGGGAGCAGGTTAAGCAGTTGCAGGAAGCGTCAGGAAGCGTCTGA
- the LOC122070096 gene encoding probable histone H2A.3 produces MAGRGKSLGSGASKKATSRSSKAGLQFPVGRIARFLKAGKYAERVGAGAPVYLAAVLEYLAAEVLELAGNAARDNKKTRIVPRHIQLAVRNDEELSKLLGAVTIANGGVMPNIHNLLLPKKTGTGSSKSAAADDDS; encoded by the exons ATGGCTGGAAGGGGAAAGTCTCTTGGTTCTGGAGCGTCGAAGAAGGCTACATCTCGTAGCAGCAAGGCCGGACTTCAGTTCCCCGTCGGTAGAATTGCTAGGTTTTTGAAAGCCGGCAAGTATGCGGAGCGAGTTGGTGCCGGTGCTCCGGTTTATCTTGCCGCTGTTCTTGAATACCTTGCAGCAGag GTTTTGGAGTTAGCAGGAAACGCGGCTAGGGATAATAAGAAAACGAGGATTGTTCCAAGGCATATTCAGTTGGCGGTGAGGAACGATGAAGAGTTGAGCAAATTGCTTGGTGCTGTTACAATAGCCAACGGTGGTGTGATGCCCAACATTCACAATCTCTTGTTGCCGAAGAAGACTGGCACCGGTTCATCAAAGTCCGCTGCTGCTGATGACGACAGTTAA